The Streptomyces laurentii genome contains a region encoding:
- a CDS encoding polysaccharide biosynthesis protein (identified by MetaGeneAnnotator; putative;~sequence version:1) — protein MRNDAPDQASPAPRDTPGESGSSPAPAGAETLGGKVRSATRWSLINTMVMRLGNFATGIVLVRYVLDPAAWGVYGVAQTVLMVLLSANELGVTLAVVRWDGDVRRFAPTVLSLSALSSGLLYLALFAAAPAVAGLLGAPEATVVLRVMCLCLVLDGLSQVPAGVLTREFRQGRRMVIDALNFVVSTGVTVLLALQGQGALSFACGAVAGNVVALAGCALAAPGMLRFGWDPVQARALLRFGLPLAGASLLSLAVVNADAMIVGAVLGNVALGYYMLAFNMAGWPVRVISETARRVSFAGFSRLADSPKALADGFARALGVLMTATVPACVLLAALAGPLVELVYGAKWRPAAEALPWLMALGLARIAAELTYDCLVAVGRRRSLLLIQGLWLVTLVPVLTFAAREGGIGTVAAGHVVVAGLVVLPAFLAALRRGGIAARALVRVCVRPVLGGVVMAVLLVLGRGRLGEGFVALAATSVAGLVGYGLCAVPGRTLVRGVLTLRRRTGVTSAVPAPGSVPDLDPVPAADSASAPQPSPPARPRN, from the coding sequence ATGCGGAACGACGCCCCCGACCAGGCGTCCCCGGCACCGCGCGACACCCCAGGTGAGTCCGGATCCTCCCCTGCCCCCGCGGGGGCGGAGACGCTGGGCGGCAAGGTCCGCTCCGCCACCCGCTGGAGCCTGATCAACACCATGGTGATGCGGCTCGGCAACTTCGCCACCGGCATCGTCCTGGTCCGCTACGTCCTCGACCCGGCCGCCTGGGGCGTCTACGGCGTCGCCCAGACGGTCCTCATGGTGCTGCTCTCCGCCAACGAACTCGGCGTCACCCTCGCGGTGGTGCGCTGGGACGGCGACGTCCGCCGCTTCGCGCCCACCGTGCTCAGCCTCAGCGCCCTGTCCAGCGGTCTGCTCTATCTCGCCCTGTTCGCCGCCGCCCCGGCCGTCGCCGGACTGCTCGGCGCCCCCGAGGCCACCGTCGTCCTGCGGGTGATGTGTCTGTGCCTGGTGCTCGACGGCCTGTCCCAGGTGCCCGCCGGCGTCCTCACCCGGGAGTTCCGCCAGGGCCGCCGGATGGTGATCGACGCCCTCAACTTCGTCGTCAGCACGGGGGTGACGGTGCTGCTCGCCCTCCAGGGCCAGGGCGCGCTGAGCTTCGCGTGCGGCGCCGTCGCCGGGAACGTGGTCGCCCTGGCCGGCTGCGCGCTCGCCGCGCCCGGCATGCTCCGCTTCGGCTGGGACCCGGTGCAGGCCCGGGCGCTGCTGCGGTTCGGGCTGCCGCTCGCCGGGGCGAGTCTGCTCTCGCTCGCCGTCGTCAACGCGGACGCCATGATCGTCGGCGCGGTCCTCGGCAATGTCGCGCTCGGCTACTACATGCTCGCCTTCAACATGGCGGGCTGGCCCGTGCGCGTCATCTCCGAGACCGCCCGCCGGGTCTCCTTCGCCGGTTTCTCCCGGCTCGCGGACTCGCCGAAGGCCCTCGCCGACGGCTTCGCCCGCGCCCTCGGGGTCCTGATGACCGCGACCGTGCCCGCCTGCGTGCTGCTCGCCGCGCTCGCCGGGCCGCTCGTCGAGCTGGTGTACGGCGCGAAGTGGCGGCCCGCCGCCGAGGCGCTGCCCTGGCTGATGGCCCTGGGCCTGGCCCGGATCGCCGCCGAGCTGACGTACGACTGTCTGGTGGCCGTCGGCCGACGCCGCTCGCTCCTGCTGATCCAGGGGCTGTGGCTGGTCACCCTGGTGCCGGTGCTGACGTTCGCCGCTCGCGAGGGCGGGATCGGGACCGTCGCCGCCGGCCATGTGGTCGTCGCCGGACTGGTCGTACTGCCCGCCTTCCTCGCCGCCCTGCGGCGCGGTGGCATCGCGGCCCGCGCGCTGGTCCGGGTGTGCGTCCGGCCGGTGCTCGGCGGGGTCGTGATGGCGGTCCTGCTGGTCCTGGGCCGCGGCCGGCTGGGGGAGGGGTTCGTCGCCCTGGCCGCCACGAGTGTGGCGGGGCTCGTGGGATACGGGCTGTGCGCCGTGCCCGGCCGCACACTGGTGCGCGGCGTGCTCACCCTGCGCCGCCGGACCGGGGTCACCTCCGCCGTACCGGCTCCCGGCTCCGTACCGGATCTCGACCCCGTGCCGGCCGCCGATTCCGCATCGGCACCGCAGCCCTCACCGCCCGCCCGTCCGCGCAACTGA
- a CDS encoding hypothetical protein (identified by MetaGeneAnnotator; putative;~sequence version:1) translates to MDLAEIFRVMRRRWYVLLPGLLITAGLVVGAWRVLPVSYSSQSTVALLNSRKGAAADGNPFLSMEPSLTGMADSLARNVNSDAAKGDLKRAGLTEKYEVKIADNAQGPLLWITVTGHEPTAVLKGNATLMEFTKQRLRELQADQKVAPDAMIRITTIVPPQKPEAQLKSTIQYLVMGGGLGVVLSLVATFFAEARRRGAARPRHRQGPAGGEGPAPRAATRSGRPEEERAGQERPGERAAGRPEEQTAPPESYDQRDQPTVQLPVRPTPGTRPARRPPSWVK, encoded by the coding sequence TTGGACCTCGCAGAGATCTTCCGCGTCATGCGCCGGCGGTGGTACGTCCTGTTGCCGGGACTGCTGATCACCGCCGGCCTGGTCGTCGGGGCCTGGCGCGTGCTGCCGGTCTCGTACAGCTCGCAGAGCACGGTCGCGCTGCTCAACTCCCGCAAGGGAGCGGCAGCCGACGGAAACCCGTTCCTGAGCATGGAACCGTCGCTGACGGGCATGGCCGACAGCCTCGCCCGCAACGTCAACTCCGATGCCGCGAAGGGGGATCTGAAGCGGGCGGGACTCACCGAGAAGTACGAGGTGAAGATCGCGGACAACGCGCAGGGGCCGCTGCTCTGGATCACCGTCACCGGCCATGAGCCGACGGCGGTCCTGAAGGGCAACGCGACGCTCATGGAGTTCACGAAGCAGCGGCTCCGGGAGCTCCAGGCGGACCAGAAGGTGGCCCCGGACGCGATGATCCGGATCACCACCATCGTCCCGCCCCAGAAGCCCGAGGCGCAGCTCAAGTCCACCATCCAGTATCTGGTGATGGGCGGGGGCCTCGGCGTCGTGCTCAGCCTGGTGGCGACCTTCTTCGCCGAGGCGCGCCGCCGGGGCGCCGCCCGACCGCGGCACCGCCAGGGACCGGCGGGCGGCGAGGGGCCCGCCCCGCGGGCCGCCACCCGGTCCGGGCGGCCGGAGGAGGAGCGGGCGGGACAGGAACGGCCGGGGGAGCGGGCGGCCGGGCGGCCGGAGGAACAGACGGCGCCCCCGGAGTCGTACGACCAGCGTGACCAGCCCACCGTGCAACTGCCCGTGCGGCCCACCCCCGGGACCCGGCCCGCCCGGCGTCCCCCGTCCTGGGTCAAGTGA
- a CDS encoding UDP-N-acetylglucosamine 2-epimerase (Bacterial members of the UDP-N-Acetylglucosamine (GlcNAc) 2-Epimerase family are known to catalyze the reversible interconversion of UDP-GlcNAc and UDP-N-acetylmannosamine (UDP-ManNAc). The enzyme serves to produce an activated form of ManNAc residues; cd03786;~KEGG: fra:Francci3_1308 UDP-N-acetylglucosamine 2-epimerase; TIGRFAM: UDP-N-acetylglucosamine 2-epimerase; PFAM: UDP-N-acetylglucosamine 2-epimerase;~UDP-N-acetylglucosamine 2-epimerase [Catenulispora acidiphila DSM44928];~UDP-N-acetylglucosamine 2-epimerase; pfam02350;~homodimer interface [polypeptide binding];~identified by MetaGeneAnnotator; putative): MSPTPQRIVCVAGARPNYMKIKPVLDALEARGAETVLVHTGQHYDPAMNEVFFQDLGLRPPDHFLGVGSGSHATQTARVMTAFEPLLDTVAPDAVVVVGDVNSTLACALVTAKAGPLLAHVEAGLRSRDWSMPEEVNRVATDRLSDYLLAPSPDAADNLRAEGYRDDQIHVVGNVMIDTLFANRERAAASDILARLGHEPGTYGLVTLHRPANVDDPEVLAGLLKALGEIAAHCPLVLPVHPRAAGKLTALGVPGGIRLVPPAGYLDFVALQAGARIVLTDSGGVQEETTALGVPCVTLRDNTERPITVEEGTNVLAGRDPDRVTATALRVLADPPPPRRPELWDGRAGERIARVILEGGTAAGRPRPTDAPPGRADRPEWPDHEDRPPRQVRDR, encoded by the coding sequence ATGAGCCCGACCCCCCAGCGCATCGTCTGCGTCGCGGGCGCCCGCCCCAACTACATGAAGATCAAACCGGTGCTGGACGCCCTGGAGGCCCGGGGTGCCGAGACCGTCCTCGTCCATACCGGACAGCACTACGATCCGGCCATGAACGAGGTCTTCTTCCAGGACCTCGGGCTGCGCCCGCCCGACCACTTCCTCGGCGTCGGCTCCGGCAGCCACGCCACCCAGACCGCCCGCGTCATGACCGCCTTCGAACCGCTCCTCGACACCGTGGCGCCCGACGCCGTCGTCGTGGTCGGCGACGTCAACTCCACCCTCGCCTGTGCCCTGGTCACCGCCAAGGCGGGGCCGCTCCTCGCCCACGTCGAGGCGGGCCTGCGCAGCCGCGACTGGTCCATGCCCGAGGAGGTCAACCGGGTCGCCACCGACCGGCTCAGCGACTACCTGCTCGCCCCGTCCCCCGACGCCGCCGACAACCTGCGCGCCGAGGGATACCGGGACGACCAGATCCACGTCGTCGGCAACGTCATGATCGACACGCTGTTCGCCAACCGGGAGCGGGCGGCCGCCTCCGACATCCTCGCGCGCCTCGGACACGAGCCGGGGACGTACGGACTCGTCACCCTCCACCGGCCCGCGAACGTCGACGACCCCGAGGTCCTCGCCGGCCTGCTCAAGGCCCTCGGCGAGATCGCCGCGCACTGCCCGCTCGTCCTGCCCGTCCACCCCCGGGCCGCCGGGAAGCTGACCGCGCTCGGCGTCCCCGGCGGGATCCGGCTCGTCCCGCCCGCCGGATACCTGGACTTCGTCGCCCTCCAGGCCGGCGCCCGGATCGTGCTGACCGACTCCGGTGGCGTCCAGGAGGAGACCACCGCGCTCGGCGTCCCCTGTGTGACCCTCCGGGACAACACCGAACGCCCGATCACCGTCGAGGAGGGCACCAACGTGCTGGCCGGCCGCGATCCGGACCGCGTCACCGCCACCGCGCTGCGGGTCCTCGCCGACCCGCCGCCACCCCGCCGTCCCGAACTCTGGGACGGCCGGGCGGGGGAACGGATCGCCCGGGTGATCCTGGAGGGCGGGACGGCGGCCGGCCGGCCCCGGCCCACCGACGCCCCGCCCGGCCGGGCCGACCGGCCCGAGTGGCCCGATCACGAGGACCGGCCGCCCCGACAGGTCCGCGATCGCTGA
- a CDS encoding UDP-glucose/GDP-mannose dehydrogenase (6-phosphogluconate dehydrogenase-like protein; Reviewed;~COG0677 UDP-N-acetyl-D-mannosaminuronate dehydrogenase;~UDP-N-acetyl-D-mannosaminuronate dehydrogenase [Cell envelope biogenesis, outer membrane]; COG0677;~UDP-glucose/GDP-mannose dehydrogenase [Streptomyces bingchenggensis BCW-1];~UDP-glucose/GDP-mannose dehydrogenase family, UDP binding domain; pfam03720;~UDP-glucose/GDP-mannose dehydrogenase family, central domain; pfam00984;~identified by MetaGeneAnnotator; putative), protein MRVVVVGQGYVGLPLAVRAAETGHEVIGFDVDAERVKSLAAGESYVEDVSSARLRAALEAGSYRATDSVRDCGGFDVAVVTVPTPLHEGTPDLRYIEESARALARYLRPGATVILESTTYPGTTQELFGPLLEEGSGLVAGADFHLGYSPERIDPGNPVWGFEQTPKVVSGVSEASLKAVREFYDGLVDTTVPVTSPKEAELAKLLENTFRHVNIALVNEIAMFARHLDIDVWQAIDAASSKPFGFMRFTPGPGVGGHCLPIDPSYLSWRVQRELGQSFRFVELANDINNHMPDFVARRLIDAFNTRKRSVNGSRVLLLGLAYKKNTGDARESPALRISRLLLDLGADVRAADPHVVENHRVDPRLVRVELTEEELTAADAVVLLTDHDAFDYDLVEAHAPYVLDCRRRLSGPRIEVL, encoded by the coding sequence ATGCGCGTCGTCGTCGTGGGACAGGGATACGTCGGACTGCCGCTCGCCGTCCGGGCCGCCGAGACCGGCCACGAGGTCATCGGCTTCGACGTCGACGCCGAACGCGTCAAGAGCCTCGCGGCCGGGGAGTCGTACGTCGAGGACGTCTCCTCCGCCCGTCTCCGCGCCGCCCTGGAGGCCGGCAGCTACCGGGCCACCGACTCCGTACGGGACTGCGGCGGCTTCGACGTGGCCGTCGTCACCGTGCCGACCCCGCTCCACGAGGGCACCCCGGACCTGCGGTACATCGAGGAGTCGGCCCGCGCCCTCGCCCGCTATCTGCGGCCCGGCGCGACCGTGATCCTGGAGTCGACCACGTACCCCGGCACCACCCAGGAACTCTTCGGCCCGCTCCTGGAGGAGGGCTCGGGGCTGGTCGCCGGCGCCGACTTCCACCTCGGTTACAGCCCGGAGCGGATCGACCCCGGCAACCCGGTCTGGGGCTTCGAACAGACCCCCAAGGTCGTCTCGGGGGTGAGCGAGGCCTCCCTCAAGGCCGTGCGGGAGTTCTACGACGGTCTCGTCGACACCACCGTCCCGGTCACCTCCCCCAAGGAGGCCGAACTGGCCAAACTCCTGGAGAACACCTTCCGGCACGTCAACATCGCCCTCGTCAACGAGATCGCGATGTTCGCCCGCCACCTCGACATCGACGTCTGGCAGGCCATCGACGCCGCCTCCAGCAAACCCTTCGGCTTCATGCGCTTCACACCCGGCCCCGGCGTCGGCGGGCACTGCCTGCCCATCGACCCGTCGTACCTGTCCTGGCGGGTGCAGCGCGAACTCGGCCAGAGCTTCCGCTTCGTGGAACTCGCCAACGACATCAACAACCACATGCCCGACTTCGTCGCCCGCCGGCTGATCGACGCCTTCAACACGCGCAAGCGCTCCGTCAACGGCTCGCGCGTCCTGCTCCTCGGCCTCGCCTACAAGAAGAACACCGGCGACGCCCGGGAGTCGCCCGCCCTGCGGATCTCCCGGCTGCTGCTCGACCTCGGCGCGGACGTCCGCGCCGCCGACCCGCACGTCGTCGAGAACCACCGCGTCGACCCCCGGCTCGTCCGCGTCGAACTCACCGAGGAGGAACTGACCGCCGCCGACGCGGTGGTGCTCCTCACCGACCACGACGCCTTCGACTACGACCTCGTCGAGGCCCACGCCCCTTACGTACTGGACTGCCGGCGCCGGCTGAGCGGTCCCCGGATCGAGGTGCTCTGA
- a CDS encoding wecB/tagA/cpsF family glycosyltransferase (identified by MetaGeneAnnotator; putative;~sequence version:1): MTLRQHLFGVTLDALTLDQTVERCLAAVRAGERLEIGVVNAAKLVAMRRDPALARAVSGCDLILADGQSVVWAGRLLRRPLPERVAGIDLFERLLAEAETAGLSVYFLGATQDALDRMLRRIAVRHPGLRVAGSRHGYFADREQGAIADAVAASGAHMLFLGMTSPKKENFTAGYGARTGAGLVHGVGGSFDVLAGVTRRAPVRWQRLGLEWLYRALQEPRRLGRRYLTTNASFALMTGRELLRRTPAPSISTASRGES, encoded by the coding sequence ATGACGTTACGCCAGCACCTCTTCGGGGTCACTCTCGACGCCCTCACCCTGGACCAGACCGTCGAGCGCTGCCTCGCCGCCGTCCGGGCCGGGGAACGCCTGGAGATCGGCGTCGTCAACGCCGCCAAGCTGGTCGCCATGCGCCGCGACCCGGCCCTCGCCCGCGCCGTCTCCGGCTGCGACCTGATCCTCGCCGACGGCCAGTCGGTGGTCTGGGCCGGCCGGCTGCTCCGCCGCCCGCTGCCCGAACGCGTCGCCGGAATCGACCTGTTCGAGCGGCTGCTCGCCGAGGCCGAGACCGCCGGGCTCTCCGTCTACTTCCTCGGCGCCACCCAGGACGCGCTCGACCGGATGCTCCGCCGGATCGCCGTCCGCCACCCCGGCCTGCGGGTCGCCGGCAGCCGCCACGGCTACTTCGCCGACCGGGAACAGGGCGCCATCGCCGACGCCGTCGCCGCCAGCGGCGCCCACATGCTGTTCCTCGGCATGACCTCGCCCAAGAAGGAGAACTTCACCGCCGGATACGGCGCCCGGACCGGGGCCGGGCTCGTCCACGGCGTCGGCGGCTCCTTCGACGTCCTCGCCGGCGTCACCCGCCGCGCCCCCGTCCGCTGGCAGCGCCTCGGCCTCGAATGGCTCTACCGGGCCCTGCAGGAACCACGCCGCCTCGGCCGCCGCTACCTCACCACCAACGCCTCCTTCGCCCTGATGACGGGACGGGAGCTGCTCCGCCGGACACCGGCACCGTCGATCAGCACCGCAAGCAGGGGGGAATCGTGA
- a CDS encoding hypothetical protein (identified by MetaGeneAnnotator; putative;~sequence version:1), producing MSDRDVNTPEISRSSRLTALAGADRPLHALAGRLLAVAERGLPRMLLPEGGEFAFTRAARRDGTRTLERRGTSLRYAAITALGVRYLPADRQRAVLGGRTAEEFTGLLVERLPGVRGLGDAALVAWAAAETGHPKLSDALDRVAALDRPGTPQYTVEAAWVLSALAAARATGTVDVEDRLAAARDRLLDARIGDGPLFPHATGPGLTPWYRAHIGCFADQTYPLQALARAHASGGGDPEALAAADACAARICALQGDGGQWWWHYDARRGTVVEGYPVYSVHQHAMAPTALLDLAEAGGTDFGEPVRRGLRWMTDVPELAAAGSTEPMIRDELGVTWRKVYRGDPKKAVRAARGLGTRVRPGLRLRPLDTVFRPTAVDRECRPYEFGWMLFAWLGGLPGDTPEALDTPEDTAR from the coding sequence GTGTCCGATCGCGATGTCAACACACCCGAAATATCACGTAGTTCACGTCTGACCGCACTCGCGGGAGCGGACCGACCGCTCCACGCCCTGGCCGGCCGGCTGCTCGCCGTGGCCGAGCGGGGCCTCCCGCGGATGCTTCTGCCGGAGGGCGGCGAGTTCGCCTTCACCCGCGCCGCGCGCCGCGACGGCACCCGGACCCTGGAGCGGCGCGGCACCAGCCTCCGCTACGCCGCCATCACCGCGCTCGGCGTCCGCTACCTGCCCGCCGACCGGCAGCGTGCCGTCCTCGGCGGCCGCACCGCCGAGGAGTTCACCGGGCTGCTCGTCGAACGGCTGCCCGGGGTACGGGGGTTGGGCGACGCCGCGCTGGTGGCCTGGGCCGCCGCCGAGACCGGCCACCCCAAACTGTCCGACGCGCTCGACCGGGTCGCCGCCCTGGACCGGCCCGGCACGCCCCAGTACACCGTCGAGGCCGCCTGGGTGCTCTCCGCGCTCGCCGCCGCCCGTGCCACCGGCACCGTCGACGTCGAGGACCGCCTCGCCGCGGCCCGCGACCGGCTGCTGGACGCCCGGATCGGTGACGGCCCGCTCTTCCCGCACGCCACCGGACCCGGCCTCACCCCGTGGTACCGCGCGCACATCGGCTGCTTCGCCGACCAGACGTACCCCCTCCAGGCCCTCGCCCGCGCCCACGCGAGCGGCGGCGGCGACCCCGAGGCGCTCGCCGCCGCCGACGCCTGCGCCGCCCGGATCTGCGCCCTCCAGGGCGACGGCGGCCAGTGGTGGTGGCACTACGACGCCCGGCGCGGCACCGTCGTCGAGGGCTACCCCGTCTACAGTGTCCACCAGCACGCCATGGCCCCCACCGCCCTGCTCGACCTGGCCGAGGCCGGCGGCACCGACTTCGGCGAGCCGGTCCGCCGCGGTCTGCGCTGGATGACCGACGTCCCCGAACTCGCCGCCGCCGGTTCCACCGAGCCGATGATCCGGGACGAGCTCGGCGTCACCTGGCGCAAGGTGTACCGGGGCGATCCGAAGAAGGCCGTACGGGCCGCCCGCGGCCTCGGCACCCGGGTCCGGCCCGGTCTGCGGCTCCGGCCGCTCGACACCGTGTTCCGGCCCACCGCCGTGGACCGCGAGTGCCGCCCTTACGAGTTCGGCTGGATGCTCTTCGCCTGGCTCGGCGGCCTCCCCGGCGACACCCCGGAGGCTCTCGACACCCCGGAGGACACCGCGAGATGA
- a CDS encoding transmembrane efflux protein (COG0477 Permeases of the major facilitator superfamily;~Major Facilitator Superfamily; pfam07690;~The Major Facilitator Superfamily (MFS) isa large and diverse group of secondary transporters that includes uniporters, symporters, and antiporters. MFS proteins facilitate the transport across cytoplasmic or internal membranes of a variety of...; cd06174;~identified by MetaGeneAnnotator; putative;~putative substrate translocation pore;~transmembrane efflux protein [Streptomyces collinus Tu365]), with protein sequence MYLADRTTPTGTTRSPSGGRVRGTLRAASPTVLALGTVSLITDVSTEMVTAVLPLYLVFGLGLGPLGFGMLDGVQNGVSALVQLAGGHLADRVRDHKLVAGIGYGLSALVKPLLLVPHLGALGVSLALDRTGKGLRTAPRDALISLSAPPERQGRAFGLHRAMDTTGALLGPLVAFLILGMAAGGYDAVFTVSGCVAALGVLVLLLFVPGGQRRAARGARPTGVPVRSRAGRAGRAKGPAADAEARVDLRAAFGLLRTPRLRALACCAVLLGLTTVSDAFLYILLQRRAGVGEQLLPLLPLGSAAVFLLLALPAGRLADRIGRRTVFLAGHAGLLLAYALLLWSPDTPALPYLVLALHGIFYAATDGVLPAAVAAVVPAPLRASGIALVGTGQALARFCCSLAFGAAWATWGDGPALAVAAAGLACCAAVAGVALRPSEGRR encoded by the coding sequence GTGTATCTGGCCGACCGCACCACACCGACCGGAACGACCCGCTCGCCGTCCGGCGGCCGGGTGCGCGGCACCCTCCGCGCGGCCTCGCCGACCGTCCTCGCGCTCGGCACGGTCAGTCTGATCACGGATGTGTCGACCGAGATGGTCACCGCCGTCCTGCCGCTCTATCTGGTCTTCGGCCTGGGACTCGGGCCGCTGGGCTTCGGCATGCTCGACGGCGTGCAGAACGGGGTGAGCGCCCTGGTCCAGCTCGCCGGCGGCCACCTCGCCGACCGGGTGCGCGACCACAAACTGGTGGCCGGGATCGGGTACGGCCTGTCAGCGCTGGTGAAGCCGCTGCTGCTGGTCCCGCACCTGGGCGCCCTGGGCGTGTCCCTGGCCCTGGACCGTACGGGCAAGGGCCTGCGCACCGCCCCGCGCGACGCGCTGATCTCGTTGTCCGCGCCGCCCGAGCGGCAGGGCCGGGCGTTCGGGCTGCACCGCGCGATGGACACCACGGGCGCGCTGCTCGGCCCGCTGGTCGCGTTCCTCATCCTCGGTATGGCGGCGGGGGGTTACGACGCGGTCTTCACGGTCAGCGGCTGCGTGGCGGCACTCGGCGTCCTGGTCCTGCTGCTGTTCGTGCCCGGCGGGCAGCGGCGCGCGGCGCGGGGCGCGCGACCGACCGGCGTTCCGGTACGGAGCCGGGCGGGCCGGGCGGGCCGGGCGAAGGGTCCGGCGGCCGACGCCGAGGCGCGGGTGGATCTGCGGGCCGCGTTCGGACTGCTCCGGACCCCTCGGCTGCGGGCCCTGGCCTGCTGCGCGGTGCTGCTGGGCCTGACCACGGTCAGCGACGCGTTCCTCTACATCCTGCTCCAGCGCCGGGCCGGGGTCGGCGAGCAGCTCCTTCCGCTGCTCCCGCTCGGCAGCGCGGCCGTGTTCCTGCTGCTCGCCCTGCCCGCCGGGCGCCTCGCCGACCGGATCGGGCGCCGGACGGTGTTCCTCGCCGGGCACGCCGGGCTGCTGCTCGCCTACGCCCTGTTGCTGTGGTCGCCGGACACGCCGGCCCTGCCGTACCTGGTCCTCGCGCTGCACGGCATCTTCTACGCCGCCACCGACGGGGTGCTGCCCGCCGCCGTCGCCGCCGTGGTGCCCGCCCCGCTGCGGGCCAGCGGCATCGCCCTGGTCGGCACCGGGCAGGCACTGGCCCGGTTCTGCTGTTCGCTGGCGTTCGGCGCCGCGTGGGCGACCTGGGGCGACGGCCCCGCCCTCGCCGTGGCCGCCGCCGGCCTCGCCTGCTGCGCGGCGGTCGCCGGCGTGGCCCTGCGCCCTTCGGAAGGCCGTCGATGA
- a CDS encoding hypothetical protein (identified by MetaGeneAnnotator; putative;~sequence version:1): MTLTPQRRLLILVVGVLLLAGLGTWSVLSAADRAAEENAPRAGGPAYTSGKVRLDEPGRRVFRSTAAGPRRDRLVSVPATAPENATRTASPVACLRFHAATGTGVCLQSTRTLGRPSYRALVLDAELRTRRAYALAGVPSRARVSPSGHLAAWTVFVKGESYSSSFFSTRTSILDTRTWRLVPSLEEFAITLDGRAYHNADVNFWGVTFAADDDTFYATLSTRDQTYLVRGSLTARTVTTLAENVECPSLSPDETRVAYKKRVLGKTALWREHVLDLRTSKSTALAERRSVDDQAVWLDDRTVAYALPATEDDDRAGGENVWTVPADGTGTPRVLLEDAAAPPR, translated from the coding sequence ATGACCCTCACCCCGCAGCGCCGGCTGCTGATCCTCGTCGTGGGGGTGCTGCTCCTCGCGGGCCTGGGCACCTGGTCCGTGCTGTCGGCGGCGGACCGGGCCGCCGAGGAGAACGCGCCGCGCGCGGGCGGACCGGCGTACACGAGCGGGAAGGTCCGCCTGGACGAGCCGGGCCGGCGGGTCTTCCGTTCCACCGCGGCGGGACCCCGGCGCGACCGTCTCGTGTCCGTGCCGGCGACCGCGCCCGAGAACGCCACGCGCACCGCGTCCCCGGTCGCCTGTCTGCGCTTCCACGCGGCGACGGGGACCGGCGTCTGCCTCCAGTCGACCCGTACCCTCGGCCGGCCTTCGTACCGCGCCTTGGTTCTCGACGCCGAGCTGCGCACCCGGCGCGCGTACGCCCTCGCCGGGGTCCCGAGCCGCGCCCGGGTCTCCCCCAGCGGACATCTGGCCGCGTGGACCGTCTTCGTCAAGGGCGAGTCGTACAGCAGCTCCTTCTTCTCGACCCGTACCTCGATCCTCGACACCCGGACCTGGCGACTCGTCCCGAGCCTGGAAGAGTTCGCCATCACCCTGGACGGCCGCGCCTACCACAACGCCGACGTGAACTTCTGGGGCGTCACCTTCGCCGCCGACGACGACACTTTCTACGCCACGCTGAGCACCCGCGATCAGACCTATCTGGTCCGCGGCTCTCTGACGGCCCGTACGGTCACCACCCTGGCCGAGAACGTGGAGTGCCCGTCCCTGTCTCCCGACGAGACCCGCGTCGCGTACAAGAAGCGGGTCCTCGGGAAGACCGCGCTGTGGCGCGAGCACGTCCTGGATCTGCGGACGTCGAAGTCGACCGCGCTCGCCGAACGGCGCAGTGTCGACGACCAGGCGGTGTGGCTCGACGACCGCACGGTCGCCTACGCGCTGCCCGCCACCGAGGACGACGACCGCGCCGGCGGCGAGAACGTCTGGACGGTCCCGGCCGACGGCACGGGCACTCCCCGCGTCCTGCTCGAGGACGCGGCGGCGCCACCCCGTTGA